Genomic window (Sphingomonas sp. OV641):
CGGGCTCGAGTGGATCAGACGCTTGGAGCTGCACGGGCTGATCATCAGCAAAGCCGACGCAGCAGATCGGCGTCGACGACTGCTTTCGCTTAGCATCAAGGGCCGCAACGGCCTTCTTGGAGTGCTGCGATCCTTTGTCACGTCCGCTCGCCCATGATGGTCGCTGAAACAGCTCGCGACCAAGTGATGGAAGCGCAAGCGCCAGGCGACGTCCGTCCGGCGTGCGACGTGGCGATCAAGCAACAGGGGTGCGCGCTTTCTTCGGACCTGCACCAGTGCGCGCACCATCCGCGGCTGGCGAGATCGATCCGCGAAACTGCCCGCGGGATTGTTCGGGCGCTCGTCAGAGTTGGCCTTATCGAATGACCTTGCGATCATCTCTGTTTCGAAATCGCTAGATTCACCACGTCAGACCGCAAGAAAGCGCGGCACAGGATGGAGCGCTGCAAGTTCATGGATCCGCGCATTACCGCCGCGGCGTAAAGTAGAGCAGCGTAGATTCACATTACTCCATCAGCGGATGGAACCTACTGCCTTCTTCAAGGCAGATTGCTCGGTTTACGACTATTCTCGTCTTTGTAGACGATGCGCGGCAAGTTCACTTCGACTATCACCTTTCCAGTTGATCCTCCGACTCTTGAAGTCGGCTGGTCTTCTTCAACAGGGAGCGAGCCGAAGCCGGAGTCCCAGTCAACATTGCATGGTCATTGTTTATCATGCGCGTGGCGTGGTTCCACTGCAGAAGGCCGCCTCTGCAACGGGCAGGAGAAGAAGCTTGGCGAACATCACATTGCAGACTGGTCAGGAGCTTGCCGTCGGCAACCCGGACGAAGACGATATCTTCATCGGCAACGAGGATAATTTCGACGCGGGCGATATCCTCGTTGGCTATTCCGGGTTCGACCGCTTCCGCTTCTTTGCCGACGGCGATTATGGCGGCCGAACGCAGGTAACCTACGGCGCGTTCGAGCTGCGCAGCGTCGAGCGGCTCGAGGTCACCAACGATTCTACCGCCCAGTTGATTTTCGACATGTCCGGCTCGGCCCAGACCAGCCGCTACGCCGTGACGAACAGCACCAATTCGGTTCGTTTCACCCAGATCGACAATATCAATCCGAACACATCCCTGGACATCATCGACACCACCGATGCGAGCACGACGGATGTCGAAATGCTCTTCCGGGACCGAGTGCTGACGGGCGCAAACGATCAGGTGAGCGTCAACGTGACGCGCACCGACGTCAGCACCGTACGCATCGGCAGCGTCGGCACCGGCAATGCCGGTATCGAGACCGTGAACCTTATGGTGCGCGGCAATTCCGTCATCGATCGGCTGGACACCAATCTCACCACGCTGAACATCAGCGGCACCGGAAGCATCGCCATCGCGACCGCGCTCAACGCGACGGTGCGGACGATTGACGCGACCGGCGCAAGCGGCCGCTTGTCGTTCAGCTTCGCCAACAATTTGGCAGGCGCCAGTGTCATCGGCAGCACGGGCGCGGACACGATCACTGCGGGCGTGGGGGATGACCGCATCGAGACCCGCAGCGGCAACGACTATGTCAACGCGGGCGGCGGCAACAATACGATCAGCGCCGGCGAGGGCAATGACGTGATCGATGCCGGCGGCGGAGAGGATTATATCGATTCCGGCATCGGTGATGACAGGATCTCCGCGGCGGCGGGTCGCAACGTCATCAACGCGGGTCAAGGGCGAGACGTGATCTTCACGGGCGGCGACCGCGACGTGATCGATGGCGGTGACGGCGACGATTATATCGAGAGCGGCGACGCGCCGGCGGCCGGCTTGTTGCGAGAGGAGATTGACGCTGGCGAAGGCAATGATCTTGTCCTCGTCGGCGCAGGGCGGCACGATGTCGACGGCGGGACCGGCAACGACACGATCAGCTTTGGCGACAATCTTGACGCGCGCAACGACGTGTCCGGGATCGCGCTGGATATCGTCAATGGCGGAGCGGGCACCGACACGCTGCAGATCAGCGCGCTCGGCGGATCGGATCAGGACGATGATGCCCGCTTCGAGAACGTCGTTGCCATCGAGACGCTGGAACTGGCGACCGCCGGCGACACGTGGCTGGGCGGCAACAATGGCGCCTTGAACCAGGGCGGGCTCAACAACGCCGAACAGGCCGGGATCAGCCGCATCACGCTGCTCAGTAGCGGGGATGATGTGGTTGACGCCAGCAGCTTCGATCGCGCGCTGCGGATCGGCACGGTGGCAGGGGGTGCGGATACGGTAACATCAGGGCGCGGCGATGATGCGTTCAACTGGGCCGATCAGCTCACGGACGGTGACGATCTGGACGGCGGGGAAGGCGCGGATTCGCTGACGATCAACTTCACCACGACGCTGACCACCGCTAGCCTGTTCAACAATATCGAACAGATCAACCTGTTGAGTGGCTATGGCAGCCGCAACGCGCCGGCGACCTACAATCTCACGCTCGACAACGACAATGCTCCGACGACGGGCGGTCGCCTTTCGGTACGCGCCGTGCAACTGTCCAGCGGGCCGCTGGGCGCGGAAACCCTGACGCTTGATGGCTCAGCGGTCACCAATTTCGCGTTCGACATCTCCGGTGGCGGCGCAAGCGACGTCATCCGAGGCGGCGCGCTGGCGGATACCGTCGCGGCGGGAGGCGGAAGCGATACGCTGATCGGCGTGGGCGGCGATACGCTTGATGGCCAAGGCGGCAGCGATGCGATCATCCTTCTGTCGGGCAACAACGTCGCGCTTGGCGGGGGCGGTGCGGACCGGATCACGCTTGGCACCGGCGCAGACAACGTCAGCGGCGGCGCCGGCAATGACACGATCGTTGCCGGCGACCGCGTGAATGCCGACCAGCTTTCCGCTGCCGACACCATCAATGGCGGCGCCGGCGGGATCGACACCTTGCTCGTGCAGGGTGCCGCGTTGGTCGATGCAGCGTTCACCAATGTTTCCGACATGGAACGGCTGATCGTCGTCGGCACGGGTAGCAATGTCCAGATCGGCAGAGAGGCCGAGGAAAGCGGGATCCGCTCCGTCTATCTGAACAACGCGGCGCGGATCGGCGACACGCTGGACGCCGGGCAATATAGCGCGGATCTGCTGGTCGACGCCTCCGCTGGTGGGAATGACCGTATCATCACCGGCGGCGGCAACGATACCATTGACGCGGGCTCGGGCGATCAGTCCGTCA
Coding sequences:
- a CDS encoding calcium-binding protein, which translates into the protein MANITLQTGQELAVGNPDEDDIFIGNEDNFDAGDILVGYSGFDRFRFFADGDYGGRTQVTYGAFELRSVERLEVTNDSTAQLIFDMSGSAQTSRYAVTNSTNSVRFTQIDNINPNTSLDIIDTTDASTTDVEMLFRDRVLTGANDQVSVNVTRTDVSTVRIGSVGTGNAGIETVNLMVRGNSVIDRLDTNLTTLNISGTGSIAIATALNATVRTIDATGASGRLSFSFANNLAGASVIGSTGADTITAGVGDDRIETRSGNDYVNAGGGNNTISAGEGNDVIDAGGGEDYIDSGIGDDRISAAAGRNVINAGQGRDVIFTGGDRDVIDGGDGDDYIESGDAPAAGLLREEIDAGEGNDLVLVGAGRHDVDGGTGNDTISFGDNLDARNDVSGIALDIVNGGAGTDTLQISALGGSDQDDDARFENVVAIETLELATAGDTWLGGNNGALNQGGLNNAEQAGISRITLLSSGDDVVDASSFDRALRIGTVAGGADTVTSGRGDDAFNWADQLTDGDDLDGGEGADSLTINFTTTLTTASLFNNIEQINLLSGYGSRNAPATYNLTLDNDNAPTTGGRLSVRAVQLSSGPLGAETLTLDGSAVTNFAFDISGGGASDVIRGGALADTVAAGGGSDTLIGVGGDTLDGQGGSDAIILLSGNNVALGGGGADRITLGTGADNVSGGAGNDTIVAGDRVNADQLSAADTINGGAGGIDTLLVQGAALVDAAFTNVSDMERLIVVGTGSNVQIGREAEESGIRSVYLNNAARIGDTLDAGQYSADLLVDASAGGNDRIITGGGNDTIDAGSGDQSVTSGSGNDTLIVDDSEFNTRDAFNGGAGEDTVLLNNVSALGDGQAVDAAVNLDLVRNVEVYRLAGDGSDPSTPPAGNDADIYSLSFEGSVASGVGSLVNITVDSSLLADTLDTTQITLDDDLLDADYQLTIRGSAATTEVFKNNIGTNNNIRFQGGAGVDRLYVNGGDLGSTITFNGNAGTDAVVQTGGLITDDSYGDADNDTVGVRGVEILESTAATAVNAILGDRASASGLQTVNFSDQNNRLFLDGGFTTALTINLAGGDDTVTGAFNGSVSGAAVTFVGEASAFTNGDTLQGGSGSGDVAQIIVAADNQIADLTNLTEVETISMVVGASASSVFTSTTLVLDTSADDIAGDTQTISAAGNAGTFGDAYFINAAAATANLVVNLATAGTPNVDYVISGSGNDVIDLGAAGSGGFTYGFGLPADQDRIAAGAGNDRVTGVAGSISTGIGDDNVLLSGAGIDQDSRVNLGAGDDIATLSGGDDRVQGDAGSDTLDGGAGSDVLSGGAGQDTMLGGAGDDVIHGGAEADTLTGGAGRDVFVFTSGLDSATPQTRDTVTDFVSGTDRIDLRSLQEAVGLGSVEFLGNVLDFADAQTSVTAGEGALQVVFETNRSILWADVNDDGVLDGLDIQIKLDGVTSLTAQDVFAVAGQSTVTGGGIAGFEAAYGFNTAFFIQDAATTILP